From the genome of Constrictibacter sp. MBR-5:
GTTCTTCCTGGCCAAGGCAGCGATCCGGCACATGAAGCCGGGCAGCGCCATCGTGAACACCACCTCGATCAACGCGAAGAGCCCCACGCCGACGCTCCTGGCCTACGCCACGACGAAGGGCGCCATCGCGAACTTCACCGCGGGTCTGTCGAATCTGGTCGCGCCAAAGGGAATCCGGGTGAACGCCGTGGCGCCCGGGCCGATCTGGACGCCGCTCATTCCCTCGACCCTGCCGCCGGAGAAGGTCGAGAGCTTCGGCGGCGATACGCCCATCGGGCGCGTCGGCCAGCCGGCGGAACTGGCGCCGGCCTACGTCCTGCTGGCGTCCGACGAGGGCAGTTACATCACCGGCGCCGTCATACCCGTGACCGGCGGCCGTCTGATGCTCTGATGGCGGACCGTCAGGCGCCCCGCGCCATGATCCGTTTGGCGGCGAGGGCGGCAAAGCCGACGACGAGTCCCCAGAACGCCGCGCCGATGCCGAGCAGCGTCATCCCCGACGCCGTCGCGACGAAGGTCAGGATTGCCGCCTCGCGCTCGTCCGGGTCGGCGAGCATTGCGCCCATCGCGTTGGTCAGCGGCCCGATCAGCGCCACGCCAGCGATCGCCGCCACGGTCTGCGCCGGCATGGCCGTGAACAGTCCGACCAGCGGTGCCGAAAACAGCGCCAGCACCGCGTAGCAGCCGGCGTAGAGCATCCCGACGAGCCAGCGCCGCCACGGGTCGGGGTGCGCGTCGGGACCCGTGCAGATCGCCGCGGTGATGGCGGCGAGGTTCACGCTGAAGGCGCCGAACGGCGCCAGGATCATCGTCGCGGCGCCCGTCGCCATCAGCACCGGCCGCGGCGGCGGCTCGTAGCCCGAGGTGCGCAGCACGACGAAGCCGGGCAGGTTCTGCGAGACCAGCGTCACCAGGAACAGCGGCACGCCCAGGCTGACCACGGCGCGCCAGTCGAAGACCGGCACCACCGGCGCCAGCGTGCCGAAGGCAGCCGCCCCCCCGACGCTCACCTGTCCGCGCGCCAGCACCATGCCGATCGCGGCGACCAGCACGACCAGCAGCGCATAGGCGGGAAAGCGCTGGCGCGCCGCCAGATAGACGACCAGCAGCAGGCCGGCCAACGTCCAGTCGGTCTCGAAGGTGCGGAACAGGCCGATGCAGAAGGGCAGCAGCACGCCCGCCAGCATCGCCGCCGCGACAGCCCCCGGAATCCTCTCGGCGAGCCGCGACAGCGCCGGCAGCAGGCCGAGCAGCACCGTGAGGGCGCCGGCGGCGACGAAGGTGCCGACCGCCGTCGGATAGCCGATGCCGAGGGTGCTGGCGGCGATCAGGGCGGCACCGGAGGTCGACCAGGCGAGCACGATCGGCATGCGGAAGGCGAGGCTCAGGCCGCCGCCGGCGACCGCCATGCCGATGCAGAGCGCGGTGACCATCGAGGCGATCTGGTCGGGCGTGCCCCCGACCGACAGCCCCGCCTGCACGACCAGCGCCACCGTGCTGCCGAACCCGACCAGGGCTGCGATCGCCGCCGCCGAGAAGGCCGAGGGCGGCAGCAGCGGCGCGCGGCCAGGATCGGGGCGGGCGGAATGGGGGCTGGCGGGACCGGCGGGAGGCGTCATGCCCGGCTGTATAAAGCCGGGCCGCCGCGCCGACGAGCGCAATCCGCCCCGCCCGCACCGCATTGCACCGTCCGGATCACAGGATCATATGCCTAAATCCGGGTCGCCACGCCGGCCGGCGAGGGCGGCGACGGCGACCAGGGACGAACGGGAATGAAAAGGAAGGAAAGGGAATGGATGGAAAGGGAATGAAAAGGAACGAAGCATCGCCACGCGACGCGCCCGGGGCCGCCAACCCATGAAAGGGAAGGAAACCCCATCCCACTCTCACATACGTGAAAGCCGCCGCGTCCCTCAGAAGCTCTGCGGCTTGCGCAGCCAGCCGTAGCGGTCGGCGCTGCGGACGCGCACCGTCTCGGGCGTCAGGTCCTTGAGGACCGTCAGTTCGACCTCCGTGCCGGCGCTCCCGCTGCTCCAGAGGGCGCGGTAGAAGGCCTCGAGGCTGCGCACCGGCTGTCCCGCGACGCCGAGCACGATGTCGCCGGGCTTCAGTCCGGCGGCGGCGGCCGGGCCGTCGGCCGCGACGCGCTCGACGATCAGCCGGCCCTTGGTCTCGTCGGTGTAGAGGCCGAGCCACGGCCGGCGCGGCCCGCTCTCCCGCCCCTCCGCCAGGAGGTCGGCGAGGATCGGCTTCAGCAGGTCGACGGGCACGAACATGTTGCCGGGCAGCACAGTGTCCGGCACCGCGTCGGCGACCTGGAGATAGCCGATGCCGACGAGGCGGCCGTCGCCGTCGATCAGCGCGGCGCCGGTCCACAGCGGGTGCGGCGGGCTGGTGTAGATCGCGCTGTCGAGCAGATACTCCCACGAGCCGGCGAACGGCCGCTTGGAGACCACGAGCGCCGGCTGCGCAGAATCGGCGCCGCCATAGGCCACGATCAGCACGGGGTCCCGGGTCGCGAGCTTGGTGGAGTCGCCCAGCCGCAGCGGGCTGGCGTCGAGGCCGGTGGGCACGCGCAGCAGGCCGAGGCCGCTCTCGCTGTGATAGGCGATCACCCGCGCCGGCAGCCGCTTGCCGCCCTCGGCGAGGACGCTCACCCGCTCGGCCTCCATCACGGCGAAGCCGATGGTGAGCACCAGGCCGGCACCGTCGATGACGACACCGCTCGCCTGGCGTGTCGTGCCGAGGGTCGCGGCGGAGCGGGCGTCGGCCACCGTCTCCGCCTCCACCCCGACGACCGCAGGCAGGATGCGCTCCGGCGTCAGCTGCGCCGCCGCGCCCGGCGCGCCGGCGCCGAAAGCCATCAACCCGAGGAGCAGCACCCAGATGCGACGCATCGATACCTCCCGCCTCCAGCGACCAGCAGGCCTGAGATGCAAACACTACGTCGCCCGGCCGCCGCGACCAGGGGCAAGGCCGGCCGGGAGACGTGATTTGCGCCGCCGCACCGCCTGACCTAGAACCTGCGGCAACGATCACCGAAGGTGCACGGGTCTTTTGATGAAACCCATCCATGTCGTCGGCGGCGGTCTCGCGGGAAGCGAGGCGGCCTGGCAGATCGCGCGGGCGGGGGTCCCGGTCGTGCTGCACGAGATGCGGCCGCTGCGGAAGACCGACGCGCACCAGACGGACGGGCTGGCCGAGCTGGTGTGTTCGAACTCGTTCCGGTCGGACGATCCGGAGAACAACGCCGTCGGGCTTTTGCATGCCGAGATGCGGCGCTGCGACTCGGTCATCCTGGCGGCGGCCGACGCGCACCAGGTGCCGGCGGGCGGTGCGCTGGCGGTCGACCGGGAGGGCTTCTCGGCGGCGGTGACGGCCGCCCTCGCCGCCGAGCCGCTGGTCACCATCGAGCGCGGCGAGATCGAGGGCCTGCCGCCGGAAGCGTGGGACTCGGTCATCGTCGCGACCGGCCCGCTCACCTCGGCGGCACTCGCCGAAGCGATCCAGGGGCTGACGGGCGAAGACTCCCTCGCCTTCTTCGACGCCATAGCGCCGATCGTCTATCGCGAGTCGATCGACATGGAGAAGGCCTGGTTCCAGTCGCGCTACGACAAGCCTGGCCCCGGCGGCACCGGCGCCGACTACATCAACTGCGCCTTCGAGCGCGACCAGTACGAGGCCTTCATCGCGGCATTGCTGGAGGCCGACCGCATCGACTTCCGCGAGTGGGAGAAGAACACCCCCTACTTCGAGGGCTGCCTGCCGATCGAGGTGATGGCGCAGCGCGGCGCCGACACGCTGCGCTTCGGGCCGATGAAGCCGGTCGGCCTCACCGATCCGCGCACCGGCCGGCGGCCCTGGGCGGTGGTGCAGCTGCGCCAGGACAACGCGCTGGGCACCCTGTTCAACCTGGTCGGCTTCCAGACCAAGCTGAAGTGGGGCGAGCAGAGCCGCGTGCTGCACATGATCCCCGGACTCGAGAACGCCCGCTTCGCCCGCTTCGGCGGCATCCACCGCAACACCTTCCTGAACAGCCCGAAGCTGCTCGACGACCGACTGCGCCTGCGCGCCGATCCGCGCCTGCGCTTCGCCGGCCAGATCACCGGCGTCGAGGGCTATGTCGAGAGTGCGGCCTGCGGCCTGCTCGCCGGCCGCTTCGCGGCGGCGGAACGGCTGGGCGTGGCGATCGACTCGCCGCCGGTGACGACGGCGCTGGGCGCGATGCTGGCGCACGTCACCGGCGGCCATCTGGCGGAAGGTACGAGTTTCCAGCCGATGAACGTCAATTTCGGCCTGTTCCCGCCGCTGGAATTCGAGGGCAAGAAGCCGCCCAAGGGCAAGGACCGCAAGCGCGCCCTGGCCGCCCGGGCCGTCACCGACCTCGGCGGCTGGCTGGAGGCGGCGCCCGCCGCCTGACGCTGACGGGCTTCGGCAGCGCCCGGTTCAGTAGCGCCCGCTTACCGAGGCGGCGAGCAGCCGCCACGCGCGCGACGGCAGCGGCGACGCGACGCGTGGGTCGAACGGGTTCCAGCCGGCCCGGCGCAGTTGGGCCAGATGGCCGTTGGCCAGGGCGCCGCAGAGGAGTGCCGGCAACGCGCGGCGCGGCACCTGCCGCCGCAGGACCCTGCCCGCCGCCAGCCGCGCCTCGGCCGCCTCGGCGACACGCCGCACAACGCCGGAAAGCGCGGACGAGCCGCCACGCTCGACGACGTCGTGAGCCGTGAGCCCCGCCTCCGCCAGCAGGTCGGCCGGCATGGCGCAACGGCGCATGCGCGCATGGAACGGCACCGCACGGATCAGCCCGACAAGCCCCCAGGCGGTGCCGACCGCCTCGCCCGCGGCCATTGCAGGGGCATCGCGCGCGCCCAGGACCTGCAGGGCGAGCCGGACGAGCCCACCGGCGGTGTCGCGCGCATAGGCCGTGAGCGCATCGAGATCGGCCGGCGGGTCGTCCGCCATGTCGGCCTCGCGCGCCTCCAGCAGCGCATCGAACGTGTCCTTGCCCAGATCGAAGCGATGCACGGTCTCCGCCAGGGGCTCCACGACTTGGTGACGGCGCGGCGTGCCCTCGTAGATCTCGGTGATCGCGTCGCGCCACCACTGCAGTCGGATGCTGCCGATGAGCTGCTGCGAGACCATCTCGCGGCTCTTGGCGACCTCCACGTTGAAGGCGTAGAGGGCCAGCAGCCCTGGTCGCCGCTCCGCCGGTGCGAAGGCGAGCGTGGCGAAGCGGTCGGAATCGGCGACGCGCACGCTGTCGGCGCAGTAGGCCAATGCATCAGGCGAGGCCCGGGACGGCATTTCCGCGTTCATCCTGTCACGGCTCCACGGTACCCGGTGAAGGGCCGATTGAAGGGCGGCACTTTTCGGGTATGTTGGCGTTACTCGCCCAACGGGGACGCGAGGCCAGAAAGCCGCCGCCCGAGCAAACCAGATCGGGGCCGTCCTTCCACCGATTAACCAACGGAGCTCTCATGGCTTTCGAACTGCCAGATCTTCCCTACGACCGCAGCGCCCTCGAGCCCTACATGTCGGCTCGGACGCTCGAGTTCCATCACGGGAAGCACCATCAGGCCTACTACACCGCCCTCAACAACCTCGTCAAAGACACGCCGTTCGCGTCGATGTCCCTCGAGGAGATCATCAAGAAGACCTACAACGATTCCTCCAAGGCCGGCATCTTCAACAACGCCTCCCAGGCCTGGAACCACAACCTGTTCTGGCCCAGCATGAAGAAGGGCGGCGGTGGAGCGATCCCGAGCGAGCTCGAGAAGCGCATCGTTTCCGACTTCGGTTCGGTCGACAAGTTCAAGGAAGAGTTCGTCGCCAAAGGCGTCGGCCAGTTCGGCAGCGGCTGGTGCTGGCTCGTCGAAGAGGGCGGCAAGCTGAAGTGCACGAACACGCCGAACGGCGTCGACCCGCTTTGCTTCGACCAGACGACGCTGCTCGGCTGCGACGTGTGGGAGCACTCCTACTATCTCGACTACCAGAACCGGCGCCCCGACTACATCAAGGCTTTCCTGGACCACTTGGTGAACTGGGAAGCGGTCGCCGGGCGCCTGAAATAGGCTGAACCGGCGCTGTCCACGCAAAACCCCGGGGCTCTGCTCCGGGGTTTTTCTTTGCGCACGTGCCCGCGGACGCGATCCGCGGAACCCCGCGGCGGCTCGAGAGTTGATCAGATAATCATCGCGTCGCCCGCGGCGCGCATCGAGTCACGGGAGACCAACAATGGAATTCATTCTCGGCATCGTCCTGCTCGCCTTGAACATCTGGGCGATCGTGAATGTCGTGCAGAGCACGGCCAGCACACTGGCGAAGGTTCTGTGGGTCCTGTTCATCCTGATCGCGCCGGTCCTCGGCTTCATAGTCTGGCTTATCGCGGGTCCGCGTGGCGGCGTGCGCAGTACCGTCTGACCAACCGGCCGCCGCTACACCGCGCCTCTGGTTTTCGGCGCCCCCTCTCGCCATCTTGCGCCGGATGGGAAGGGGTTTGATCGATGGCGACTGAAGAAACCGGACTTACGCTCCTCGGGGCCACGACAGCGCCGCCAGCTTCGCCGGATGTCGCCGTCCTCGAAACCGTAGAGAATCCGCACGAGGGCGAGGCGTACCTTGTTCGCTTCACCTGCCCGGAATTCACAGCGCTCTGTCCGATCACCGGACAGCCGGACTTCGCGCATCTCGTTATCGACTACGTTCCCGACCGGCTGCTGGTCGAGAGCAAGTCGCTGAAGCTGTTCCTCGCCGCCTTCCGCAACCACGGCGGCTTCCACGAGGCTTGCACTGTGTCGATCGCGCGCCGCCTGATCGATGCGACGGCGCCGCGCTGGCTGCGCATCGGCGGCTATTGGTATCCGCGCGGCGGCATTCCGATCGACGTGTTTTACCAGACAGGGGCGGTGCCCGACGGCGTCTGGGTCCCCGACCAGGGAGTCCCGCCCTATCGTGGCCGCGGCTGACCGAGAAGACGGAGCACCCTGTCCTACACCGGGTGGCCCAGCACGCTTTCCAGTTCGCCTAGAGCCTGCGAGGCCCTCTCCACCTTGATCGTGCGCATCCCCATCGCGCGCGCCGTCTTCAGGTTCACGCCGAGATCGTCCAGGAAGACCGCCTCGTCCGGTGCCACGCCGAGCGCTTCGCAAGCAATCTCGTAGAAGCGCGGCTCCGGCTTGCGAACCCCGACCTTGCTGGACTCGATCACTGCATGGAACAGCGACATCGCCTCTGCAACCGCCCTGGCCTGCTCCGGCGGCCGTGCCGCGGACCGAACGTTGTTGGTAAGGCACGCGATCCGATAGCGATCCCGCAGGCGCCTCAGCGCCCCGACCATCTCCGGTCGCACCGGACCAGCGAGCAGCGCCACCACGGCCCTGCCGTCCAGCCTGTGCCCGGCCTCCAACGCTTCAGCCTCGAACAGCGGGCAGAAGGCGTCGAGGTCGATTTCGCTACGCTCGAACCTCGCCCAGGCGTTGGTATCGGGGTTCCGTGTGTTCAGCATGCGGATGAAGCCGTCCGGCAGCCCCGTTTCGCGCTCATGGCGAGCAAAGGCGACGAAGGGGCTTTCGGTGATCACGCCGCCGAAGTCCCAGAGGACGGCGCGGACGGGCTTGTCACTCATGCTGTTTCCTCGGATCGTCCGGCGAACCTTCCGGGCGCAACGGCGGCCTCCTCCAGGCCCAGGTCGACAAGGTCCGACGGCACCCGCCTGCCTGTCGCCAGCGCCGCGGTCAGCCTCCCCATACCCGGGGCCGTCTGAATGCCATAGCCGCCCTGCCCGGCTAGCCAGAAGAAGCCGTCCGTACGTCGATCGAAGCCGACGGCGGGGGTCTTGTCCGGGAAAAAGGAGCGCAGTCCCGCCCAGCTTCGCTCGATGCGGCGGATCTCGAAATCGCAGGCGGTCTGGATACGATCCGCGGCGATCGCGATGTCGAGTTCTTCCGGCTGGACGTCGCACGGCGCCATCGGCGTCTCGTCCGCCGGCGATCCGAGAAGCTTTCCCGCTTCCGGCTTGAAGTAGAACGTCTCGTCAATGTCGCAAACCATCGGCCAAGCCGCGGCGTCGGCGCCTTCCGGCACAGGAAAGATGAAACCGGTACGGCGCTTCGGCACGAGGCCCAGGGGCTCCAAACCGGCGAGCGACGCGACCACGTCGCACCACGCGCCAGCCGCATTGATAACGACCGGTGCGGAGAAGCTGCCGGCCGAAGTCTCG
Proteins encoded in this window:
- the queF gene encoding preQ(1) synthase; its protein translation is MATEETGLTLLGATTAPPASPDVAVLETVENPHEGEAYLVRFTCPEFTALCPITGQPDFAHLVIDYVPDRLLVESKSLKLFLAAFRNHGGFHEACTVSIARRLIDATAPRWLRIGGYWYPRGGIPIDVFYQTGAVPDGVWVPDQGVPPYRGRG
- a CDS encoding HAD-IA family hydrolase, translated to MSDKPVRAVLWDFGGVITESPFVAFARHERETGLPDGFIRMLNTRNPDTNAWARFERSEIDLDAFCPLFEAEALEAGHRLDGRAVVALLAGPVRPEMVGALRRLRDRYRIACLTNNVRSAARPPEQARAVAEAMSLFHAVIESSKVGVRKPEPRFYEIACEALGVAPDEAVFLDDLGVNLKTARAMGMRTIKVERASQALGELESVLGHPV
- a CDS encoding S1C family serine protease is translated as MRRIWVLLLGLMAFGAGAPGAAAQLTPERILPAVVGVEAETVADARSAATLGTTRQASGVVIDGAGLVLTIGFAVMEAERVSVLAEGGKRLPARVIAYHSESGLGLLRVPTGLDASPLRLGDSTKLATRDPVLIVAYGGADSAQPALVVSKRPFAGSWEYLLDSAIYTSPPHPLWTGAALIDGDGRLVGIGYLQVADAVPDTVLPGNMFVPVDLLKPILADLLAEGRESGPRRPWLGLYTDETKGRLIVERVAADGPAAAAGLKPGDIVLGVAGQPVRSLEAFYRALWSSGSAGTEVELTVLKDLTPETVRVRSADRYGWLRKPQSF
- a CDS encoding superoxide dismutase, translating into MAFELPDLPYDRSALEPYMSARTLEFHHGKHHQAYYTALNNLVKDTPFASMSLEEIIKKTYNDSSKAGIFNNASQAWNHNLFWPSMKKGGGGAIPSELEKRIVSDFGSVDKFKEEFVAKGVGQFGSGWCWLVEEGGKLKCTNTPNGVDPLCFDQTTLLGCDVWEHSYYLDYQNRRPDYIKAFLDHLVNWEAVAGRLK
- a CDS encoding phytoene/squalene synthase family protein; this translates as MNAEMPSRASPDALAYCADSVRVADSDRFATLAFAPAERRPGLLALYAFNVEVAKSREMVSQQLIGSIRLQWWRDAITEIYEGTPRRHQVVEPLAETVHRFDLGKDTFDALLEAREADMADDPPADLDALTAYARDTAGGLVRLALQVLGARDAPAMAAGEAVGTAWGLVGLIRAVPFHARMRRCAMPADLLAEAGLTAHDVVERGGSSALSGVVRRVAEAAEARLAAGRVLRRQVPRRALPALLCGALANGHLAQLRRAGWNPFDPRVASPLPSRAWRLLAASVSGRY
- a CDS encoding FAD-binding oxidoreductase is translated as MDADFLIVGGGMAGASAAFFLSEGAKVLLLERESQPGYHSTGRSAALYSQAYGNAAIRALTVAGKPFFDAPPAGFADHPLLTPRGALFIARADQADKVAREVAEVRRLVPAVRELAAAEARALVPVLRPDYVAAASMEPDAMDMDVHAIHQGFLRGLRSRGGRVVGDAEVTGLTRTSAGWTIETSAGSFSAPVVINAAGAWCDVVASLAGLEPLGLVPKRRTGFIFPVPEGADAAAWPMVCDIDETFYFKPEAGKLLGSPADETPMAPCDVQPEELDIAIAADRIQTACDFEIRRIERSWAGLRSFFPDKTPAVGFDRRTDGFFWLAGQGGYGIQTAPGMGRLTAALATGRRVPSDLVDLGLEEAAVAPGRFAGRSEETA
- the trmFO gene encoding methylenetetrahydrofolate--tRNA-(uracil(54)-C(5))-methyltransferase (FADH(2)-oxidizing) TrmFO, whose product is MKPIHVVGGGLAGSEAAWQIARAGVPVVLHEMRPLRKTDAHQTDGLAELVCSNSFRSDDPENNAVGLLHAEMRRCDSVILAAADAHQVPAGGALAVDREGFSAAVTAALAAEPLVTIERGEIEGLPPEAWDSVIVATGPLTSAALAEAIQGLTGEDSLAFFDAIAPIVYRESIDMEKAWFQSRYDKPGPGGTGADYINCAFERDQYEAFIAALLEADRIDFREWEKNTPYFEGCLPIEVMAQRGADTLRFGPMKPVGLTDPRTGRRPWAVVQLRQDNALGTLFNLVGFQTKLKWGEQSRVLHMIPGLENARFARFGGIHRNTFLNSPKLLDDRLRLRADPRLRFAGQITGVEGYVESAACGLLAGRFAAAERLGVAIDSPPVTTALGAMLAHVTGGHLAEGTSFQPMNVNFGLFPPLEFEGKKPPKGKDRKRALAARAVTDLGGWLEAAPAA
- a CDS encoding PLDc N-terminal domain-containing protein, whose amino-acid sequence is MEFILGIVLLALNIWAIVNVVQSTASTLAKVLWVLFILIAPVLGFIVWLIAGPRGGVRSTV
- a CDS encoding benzoate/H(+) symporter BenE family transporter, giving the protein MTPPAGPASPHSARPDPGRAPLLPPSAFSAAAIAALVGFGSTVALVVQAGLSVGGTPDQIASMVTALCIGMAVAGGGLSLAFRMPIVLAWSTSGAALIAASTLGIGYPTAVGTFVAAGALTVLLGLLPALSRLAERIPGAVAAAMLAGVLLPFCIGLFRTFETDWTLAGLLLVVYLAARQRFPAYALLVVLVAAIGMVLARGQVSVGGAAAFGTLAPVVPVFDWRAVVSLGVPLFLVTLVSQNLPGFVVLRTSGYEPPPRPVLMATGAATMILAPFGAFSVNLAAITAAICTGPDAHPDPWRRWLVGMLYAGCYAVLALFSAPLVGLFTAMPAQTVAAIAGVALIGPLTNAMGAMLADPDEREAAILTFVATASGMTLLGIGAAFWGLVVGFAALAAKRIMARGA